From the Limosilactobacillus panis genome, one window contains:
- a CDS encoding HK97 gp10 family phage protein, with protein MADGVEMDDFLQQWLKKVKSISTDLTPKEQEKITAAGAEVFKDKLQQTTREKHYSNHDDKVYGHAADNIDMMKSDVDGDHNGVSTVGWNNRYHAMNMMRLNDGYKGYTADHFVTNLVQDNSTSTAVLQAESEAYQKLLNEKDDD; from the coding sequence ATGGCCGACGGAGTTGAAATGGATGATTTTCTCCAGCAATGGCTGAAGAAGGTTAAAAGTATCAGTACTGACCTAACGCCGAAAGAACAGGAAAAGATTACTGCCGCCGGCGCTGAAGTATTTAAAGACAAATTACAACAAACTACCCGTGAGAAGCACTATTCCAACCACGATGATAAAGTTTACGGCCATGCGGCCGATAACATCGACATGATGAAGTCTGACGTGGACGGTGACCATAACGGAGTTAGCACCGTTGGTTGGAATAATCGGTATCATGCGATGAACATGATGCGCTTAAATGACGGGTACAAAGGCTATACGGCCGATCACTTTGTTACAAACCTGGTACAGGATAACAGCACTTCCACTGCTGTTTTGCAGGCAGAAAGTGAAGCTTATCAGAAGTTGCTAAATGAAAAGGATGATGACTAG
- a CDS encoding ArpU family phage packaging/lysis transcriptional regulator, translating to MGLIPEIDKTETIQNVRDFFNEDKYYPTIKRRSGEYGLKSPQMDVTGVHGSRFGNSSENMMMMFTEYSQANRAVEEAIEGCCLVSQIIIRKRYIERLEIYRIRPLINRYGHETYDNADKKACLELADCIERKAWELNVDKQIIPNLLVFKNGS from the coding sequence GTGGGGTTAATTCCAGAAATTGATAAAACTGAAACAATTCAAAACGTTAGGGATTTTTTCAATGAGGATAAGTATTATCCCACGATTAAGCGGCGATCTGGTGAGTATGGCTTAAAATCACCACAGATGGATGTCACTGGTGTACATGGCAGTCGCTTTGGTAATTCATCGGAAAATATGATGATGATGTTTACTGAGTATAGTCAAGCTAATCGGGCAGTTGAGGAGGCAATCGAAGGCTGCTGTTTAGTAAGTCAGATCATAATTCGGAAGCGCTATATCGAAAGGCTGGAGATATATCGAATTCGGCCATTAATAAATCGATATGGTCATGAAACCTATGACAATGCTGATAAGAAAGCCTGTTTGGAGCTGGCTGACTGTATAGAACGGAAGGCCTGGGAGCTCAACGTGGATAAACAAATCATCCCCAACTTACTGGTTTTCAAAAACGGGTCATGA
- a CDS encoding phage portal protein, with translation MPLFNQKVSPGLTIADDTDILHFLNPDDSDKYVDARTALKNSDIYSIIFQLSADLANGKLKADAPRAQGILNNPTQTSNAHAFWQSMFAQLLLGGEAFAYRWRNQNGTDMTWEYLRPSQVTPFLLEDGSGLIYNVTFDEPEVGVMEAIPQSDIIHIRLLSQNGGKTGISPLSALGNELQIKDQSNKLTLSALGRSILAPGILSIKHGGLLSDEEKASRSRKFMKQTSDSQNGPIVLDDLEDYTPLEVKSNVAQLLNQVSWTGAQIAKVYGVSDSIINGQGDQQSSIQMMGNAYVKSLSRFAKPIVSELNDKLNANITLDLRPAVDPLGDDYANTLSTLQKNGTLGANQTTWILQQANYLPDEMPDKEKPTTQVQPVQVVSGDDDSAKGGENDDPDQD, from the coding sequence TTGCCGTTATTTAACCAAAAAGTTAGCCCGGGGCTGACAATCGCAGACGATACCGATATTTTGCACTTTCTCAACCCGGATGACAGTGACAAGTACGTTGACGCACGAACAGCGCTGAAGAATTCGGATATCTATTCAATCATCTTTCAGCTAAGTGCTGACCTAGCCAATGGGAAGCTCAAAGCGGATGCACCACGTGCCCAGGGGATTCTTAATAATCCTACGCAGACAAGTAATGCGCATGCTTTCTGGCAGTCGATGTTTGCCCAACTGTTGCTGGGAGGTGAAGCCTTTGCCTACCGCTGGCGGAACCAAAATGGAACAGACATGACATGGGAGTATCTGCGACCTTCGCAAGTTACTCCTTTTCTTTTGGAAGACGGTTCCGGATTGATCTATAACGTCACGTTCGATGAACCGGAAGTGGGTGTCATGGAAGCTATTCCGCAATCTGACATAATCCACATTCGACTGCTTAGTCAAAATGGTGGGAAGACTGGAATTAGTCCGCTGAGCGCCTTAGGTAACGAACTGCAGATTAAGGACCAGTCAAATAAGCTCACATTAAGCGCTCTGGGGCGTTCTATCCTTGCTCCGGGTATTTTATCGATCAAACATGGAGGATTGCTCAGTGACGAGGAGAAGGCGTCTCGTTCACGTAAATTTATGAAGCAGACATCAGACTCACAGAACGGACCAATCGTGTTGGATGACTTGGAAGACTACACGCCACTAGAGGTTAAATCCAACGTTGCCCAACTGCTTAATCAGGTTAGCTGGACAGGAGCACAAATTGCGAAGGTTTATGGCGTGTCTGACAGCATTATCAACGGTCAAGGTGACCAGCAATCGTCTATTCAGATGATGGGTAATGCTTACGTCAAGTCGCTGTCACGGTTCGCTAAACCAATTGTGTCAGAACTGAACGATAAGCTGAACGCTAATATTACTTTGGACCTGCGTCCGGCTGTTGATCCGCTTGGTGATGACTACGCTAACACACTATCAACGCTACAAAAGAATGGCACACTTGGTGCTAACCAAACTACATGGATTTTACAACAGGCCAATTACTTGCCTGATGAAATGCCGGACAAAGAAAAGCCAACTACACAAGTACAACCTGTGCAAGTGGTTTCTGGTGATGATGATTCAGCGAAGGGAGGTGAGAACGATGACCCAGATCAAGATTAA
- a CDS encoding head-tail connector protein, which yields MSGEQQLDPLVPRVRDMLYLDDDSDDQLLDSYIKAAQAFVHNAVGEDVNGFYSDANVSSLVTLAVMSLAGTYYQNRLALSDVQAYQVDLTMNSIIGQLRGLRDTFAEKEVGDGSGKN from the coding sequence ATGAGCGGTGAACAACAACTAGACCCACTAGTACCACGAGTTCGTGACATGCTTTATCTCGATGATGATAGTGATGATCAGCTCCTTGACTCCTATATCAAAGCCGCTCAAGCCTTTGTTCATAACGCTGTTGGCGAGGACGTGAACGGCTTTTATAGTGATGCCAACGTTTCTTCACTGGTCACACTAGCGGTCATGTCTCTAGCTGGTACTTATTACCAAAACCGACTAGCTTTGTCAGACGTGCAAGCTTACCAAGTGGACTTAACAATGAATAGCATCATTGGTCAGCTGCGTGGCTTGCGTGATACTTTTGCTGAAAAGGAAGTGGGTGACGGTAGTGGCAAGAACTAA
- a CDS encoding HNH endonuclease has product MPRYRRCRQPGCHAMVKYPNHYCTKHFEHEAEYLANRQRWARAHGKQYQRKYNTVTRYRNDTKSKQYNFYRTRQWQELRQRTLDRDHYICQYCGQPNSKTVDHIVPIEYDLSLMTNLDNLAVICRKCHRLKTDFEHQYYGTGIGNHIKNVNEVFDVNKIAILMNGDN; this is encoded by the coding sequence ATGCCTAGGTATCGAAGATGCAGACAGCCTGGCTGTCACGCGATGGTTAAGTACCCTAATCATTATTGCACTAAACACTTTGAGCATGAAGCAGAGTACCTAGCTAATAGACAACGGTGGGCACGAGCACACGGCAAACAATACCAACGCAAGTACAATACAGTGACTAGGTATCGCAATGATACTAAGTCTAAGCAGTATAACTTCTATCGGACAAGGCAATGGCAAGAGCTAAGGCAACGAACCTTAGACCGTGATCATTATATCTGTCAATACTGTGGACAACCTAACAGCAAAACTGTTGACCACATCGTGCCGATTGAATATGACTTATCACTAATGACAAACCTTGATAACTTAGCAGTCATCTGTCGCAAGTGTCACCGGCTTAAGACTGACTTTGAACATCAATACTATGGCACAGGCATTGGTAATCACATCAAGAATGTAAATGAAGTGTTTGATGTCAATAAGATTGCAATACTAATGAATGGAGATAACTAA
- a CDS encoding phage head closure protein encodes MARTNYRYPLYRMRHKAQFGSIKSHQNKMGVNVMGFVDEFTLHYAKINLTLSQRYGVAGSTLEHSTVIAIRHNPKVKEPMLVKLADGVTYSITNISANQDDYISYDLLTLTKYTQGGGGANGRRS; translated from the coding sequence GTGGCAAGAACTAACTATCGCTATCCGCTGTATCGGATGCGTCACAAGGCCCAGTTTGGTTCAATCAAGAGTCACCAAAACAAGATGGGCGTCAATGTGATGGGGTTCGTTGATGAATTTACTTTGCATTATGCAAAGATTAACCTCACACTCTCTCAACGCTATGGTGTCGCTGGTTCAACACTTGAGCATTCAACAGTGATTGCCATTCGGCACAACCCGAAGGTCAAGGAACCGATGCTTGTCAAATTAGCTGATGGGGTGACTTACTCAATCACCAATATTTCGGCTAACCAGGATGACTATATTTCCTATGACTTGCTGACACTTACTAAGTACACGCAAGGTGGAGGTGGCGCTAATGGCCGACGGAGTTGA
- a CDS encoding phage tail assembly chaperone, protein MKIYVKLFDKEFDVKASNKAARSALKMQLEFAKMNNTADKDATDVFSTQIAVIDEAESFMKNILKLTKKQAESLDDMDFQETMSAVGYICDRMMGMSDEQIKADTEKVREDPKK, encoded by the coding sequence ATGAAAATTTATGTAAAGCTTTTTGATAAGGAATTTGATGTTAAGGCAAGTAACAAGGCTGCGCGGAGTGCATTAAAGATGCAGCTTGAATTTGCCAAGATGAATAACACGGCTGATAAAGACGCTACTGACGTTTTTAGCACGCAGATTGCTGTCATTGATGAAGCCGAGTCTTTCATGAAGAACATCTTGAAGCTTACTAAGAAGCAGGCCGAATCCCTTGACGACATGGACTTTCAAGAAACCATGTCGGCCGTTGGTTATATCTGCGACCGGATGATGGGAATGAGCGATGAACAAATCAAAGCTGATACGGAAAAGGTACGTGAAGACCCAAAAAAGTAA
- a CDS encoding phage major capsid protein, translating to MDINKINDAWIAAGQKVADLDNKLAIQTISDDFEPNDEFKALKEQRDNAKIQRDTLKEQLDEARANEVYRMKDEDKKPLNDKQLDLKDKFVRDFKDMVTTGKTDAGNAGLTIPDDIQTTIHTLVRQYASLQNLVNVERVTTPTGSRVYEKFSEIKPLANLDDETAKIGDNDDPELTTIKYLIHRYAGITTVTNTLLKDTAENILSWLSTWIARKVVVTRNQEILKVLDTASKKPTIANFDDIKDLQLNTLDPAIIATSSFVTNQSGFAVLAKVKDAQGRYMIQRDVTNPEQYRIGGKPVMVVADRWLPDVSGAHPLYYGDFKQAVTLFDRENMSLLSTNIGGGAFESDETKIRVIDRFDVEQVDGDAYAVASFKAVENQQATTPETSGATTTK from the coding sequence ATGGATATCAATAAGATCAATGATGCCTGGATTGCCGCTGGTCAAAAGGTGGCTGATCTGGACAACAAGCTCGCCATTCAAACAATTAGTGACGACTTTGAACCTAATGACGAATTCAAGGCCCTCAAGGAGCAACGTGACAACGCTAAGATTCAACGCGACACCTTAAAGGAACAATTGGACGAAGCACGGGCCAACGAAGTTTACCGTATGAAGGACGAAGACAAGAAGCCTCTGAACGACAAGCAACTCGACCTTAAGGACAAGTTCGTACGGGACTTCAAGGACATGGTTACTACTGGTAAGACCGATGCTGGTAACGCTGGTTTAACCATTCCAGACGACATTCAAACTACCATTCACACTTTGGTCCGTCAGTATGCTTCACTGCAGAACCTGGTCAACGTTGAACGGGTTACTACACCTACTGGCTCTCGGGTATACGAAAAGTTCTCTGAAATCAAGCCTCTGGCTAACCTTGACGATGAAACTGCCAAGATCGGTGACAACGATGATCCAGAACTGACGACTATCAAGTACCTGATTCACCGGTACGCTGGTATCACCACCGTTACTAACACTCTGCTGAAGGACACTGCAGAAAATATCCTGTCATGGCTGTCCACTTGGATTGCTCGCAAGGTTGTCGTAACCCGGAACCAAGAAATCCTGAAGGTTCTGGACACTGCTTCTAAGAAGCCAACTATCGCTAACTTCGACGACATCAAAGACCTGCAACTTAACACCCTTGACCCTGCAATCATCGCAACTTCAAGCTTCGTGACTAACCAGTCTGGCTTCGCTGTTCTGGCTAAGGTTAAGGACGCTCAAGGCCGTTACATGATCCAGCGTGATGTTACTAACCCAGAACAATATCGGATCGGTGGCAAGCCTGTAATGGTTGTTGCTGACCGCTGGTTACCTGATGTATCTGGTGCTCACCCACTTTACTACGGTGACTTCAAGCAAGCCGTAACCCTGTTTGATCGTGAAAACATGTCACTGCTGTCTACTAACATCGGTGGCGGTGCCTTTGAAAGCGATGAAACTAAGATTCGTGTTATCGACCGGTTCGATGTAGAACAAGTTGACGGTGACGCTTACGCTGTAGCTTCATTCAAGGCTGTTGAAAACCAACAGGCTACTACTCCAGAAACTTCTGGCGCAACCACAACTAAGTAA
- a CDS encoding DUF806 family protein has translation MLAVLRAQKLMQGMKDSPLDAVYTSNLPAEEVDDTSRTVALITDVRADLALPGNGDFHAQDKQVEVQIYYKLDGDDPDEFETKLKHLFIQNGWVMIDNRGHTVDPNTQQLTATFYFDYFEIETA, from the coding sequence GTGCTCGCTGTTTTACGTGCGCAGAAGCTTATGCAAGGCATGAAAGACAGCCCGCTTGATGCGGTGTACACTAGCAACCTTCCTGCTGAAGAGGTTGATGATACGTCACGCACTGTAGCACTGATCACTGACGTACGGGCAGACTTAGCATTGCCTGGCAATGGAGACTTTCATGCTCAAGATAAGCAAGTTGAAGTGCAAATATACTACAAACTCGATGGGGACGACCCTGACGAGTTTGAGACGAAATTAAAGCATCTCTTCATCCAAAACGGATGGGTGATGATTGACAATCGTGGCCACACTGTTGATCCTAATACTCAGCAGTTAACGGCTACTTTTTATTTTGATTATTTTGAAATTGAGACTGCTTAG
- a CDS encoding head maturation protease, ClpP-related — translation MTQIKIKGAVVSNDDAEIYDWLGYDNVSPNAVEDALNNSDGDVEVDIASGGGSVFAASEIYTMLKAYSGKVVVNIQGLAASAASVIAMAGDEINMSPTSQMMIHKASTVSAGNADDFAHDSKMLDVTDQSIVNAYAAKTGMDRDDILQLMSNETWMTAQDAVDKGFADNISTGAKQPQLINAVGTPVISNNAISKIKTLLAKSRSDKPENKAEKPVNTEEKSTPSLRDQKLAILFGKKE, via the coding sequence ATGACCCAGATCAAGATTAAGGGTGCTGTTGTTAGCAATGATGACGCTGAAATTTACGACTGGTTAGGGTATGACAACGTTAGCCCTAACGCCGTTGAAGATGCGTTAAACAATAGCGATGGCGATGTGGAAGTTGATATTGCCAGTGGTGGTGGTAGTGTTTTTGCTGCTTCTGAAATCTATACCATGTTAAAGGCTTACTCTGGCAAGGTTGTGGTTAATATTCAGGGGCTTGCTGCTTCTGCTGCCTCTGTAATCGCAATGGCCGGTGATGAAATTAATATGTCACCAACTTCTCAAATGATGATTCATAAGGCTTCAACTGTATCAGCAGGCAATGCCGATGATTTCGCTCACGACTCTAAGATGTTAGATGTTACCGATCAATCAATTGTTAATGCTTATGCAGCAAAGACAGGGATGGATCGTGATGACATCTTGCAATTAATGTCGAACGAAACCTGGATGACTGCTCAAGACGCCGTTGATAAAGGTTTTGCTGATAATATTTCAACTGGTGCTAAGCAACCACAACTTATTAATGCGGTTGGTACACCAGTCATTAGCAACAATGCAATTAGTAAGATTAAAACGCTTTTGGCTAAGTCACGAAGTGATAAGCCGGAAAACAAGGCTGAAAAGCCTGTTAATACTGAAGAAAAGTCAACTCCTAGTCTGCGTGACCAGAAGCTGGCTATTTTATTTGGAAAGAAGGAATAA
- a CDS encoding phage terminase small subunit P27 family, whose protein sequence is MPKQVYFKQNDGQLPANPPAYLGTLAKSCWRKVVPYLESTSRVERIDTALVEQYCTEYELYRIAYEDVGKNGIQSKLFKSVQNSAGEVIGKDFTGFRRNPAVSTMNDALKQLKAIGSQLGLSPKARQELMQIASRKKEKSVAEQLKEAGVV, encoded by the coding sequence ATGCCAAAACAAGTCTATTTCAAGCAAAACGACGGCCAATTACCGGCTAATCCTCCGGCTTATTTAGGCACGCTGGCCAAGTCTTGCTGGCGTAAAGTGGTTCCTTACCTGGAGTCAACAAGCCGTGTGGAAAGAATCGATACGGCACTGGTTGAACAATATTGTACCGAGTACGAACTATACCGGATAGCATATGAAGATGTAGGCAAAAATGGCATTCAGAGCAAGCTTTTTAAGTCCGTGCAGAACTCAGCCGGTGAGGTAATCGGTAAAGACTTCACTGGGTTCCGACGTAACCCGGCTGTTTCAACGATGAACGATGCTTTGAAGCAACTGAAGGCAATTGGTTCGCAACTGGGTCTCTCACCTAAGGCGCGGCAGGAGCTCATGCAAATTGCCAGTCGAAAGAAAGAGAAGTCGGTTGCTGAGCAGCTTAAGGAAGCTGGTGTGGTATGA
- a CDS encoding DUF1056 family protein, with protein sequence MVYLITNIFKFIWKYFDVICFLAAIIFAVWGFFLLSFMAGIFSIAVGLIVLGFLTERIASTLQ encoded by the coding sequence GTGGTTTACTTGATAACTAACATTTTTAAGTTTATATGGAAATACTTTGACGTTATCTGCTTCCTAGCTGCAATCATCTTTGCGGTCTGGGGCTTTTTTCTTCTTAGTTTTATGGCTGGCATTTTTAGCATTGCTGTTGGTCTTATTGTGCTTGGTTTTCTAACCGAACGAATTGCGTCCACCCTTCAATAG
- a CDS encoding terminase large subunit — protein MMIDLTQSHDVLGAYHNIDFSDVEKEYTDPATKYAFDVLNERVTTGYLMKLACFRHLRDLQRINSDKFDFYYDMNEVDKILKFAAICPNVDTGEPTVLMPWQQFIFGMLFGWRDNLGLKRFTRVILSVARGQGKTYLMAIYMVYSFLIESMGLSNQDFLVTAENYDQTGKLYGYITDMLKKIFDEQPVFARLAKEDDIVIHEHTGVSMRKFNNNLRPLSFNAGKYDSYHFTTAIFDEIGNIHSREGTKKIVSGQIKKPNHQYIEISTSYPDPSVPFHDDQKIIQQAMEKDFSREADRTLGLIWAQDSLDETFKEDMWVKSNPLLDLPSQRDVLLDGLRDKRDSDMLAGTVSDFQNKNLNLWLQEATNSYLKLSDIERAIIPSFDIRGRDVYIGFDYSMFSDNTAFAFVYPYQDEHGEQKWHIEQHSFIPWEKAGSIQAKEKQDGIDYRQMVKKGFCTITSHPQGLINDDQVYDWLLTYVEENNLHVIFFGYDAWGATNAIKQMDINTDFPLEAIRQRTSELKDPTKFLQKIFVEGNCSRLDDKIMEKALINAEIYEDKIGIQVDKAKATLKIDVVDAIIDALYQGMYHFEDFGIANDKSQQVDRMTAEQVKKWFESEDSGLLDN, from the coding sequence ATGATGATTGATTTAACGCAAAGCCATGACGTTCTCGGTGCTTATCACAACATCGATTTTAGTGACGTTGAGAAGGAATACACTGACCCAGCAACTAAGTACGCCTTTGACGTGCTAAATGAAAGGGTGACGACTGGCTATCTTATGAAACTGGCTTGCTTCCGTCACCTGCGGGATTTACAGCGGATTAACTCCGATAAGTTTGATTTTTACTATGACATGAACGAAGTTGATAAAATCCTAAAGTTCGCTGCTATCTGTCCGAACGTTGATACTGGTGAACCAACTGTGCTAATGCCTTGGCAACAATTTATTTTTGGAATGCTCTTTGGCTGGCGTGATAATCTCGGCCTGAAACGGTTCACCCGAGTTATTTTATCGGTCGCCCGTGGTCAAGGGAAAACCTACCTTATGGCAATTTACATGGTTTACTCGTTTTTGATTGAGTCGATGGGCCTATCTAACCAGGATTTTCTAGTTACAGCGGAAAATTATGATCAAACCGGGAAACTGTATGGCTATATCACCGATATGCTTAAAAAGATTTTTGATGAGCAACCGGTGTTTGCTAGGCTGGCCAAGGAAGACGACATTGTAATTCACGAACATACTGGTGTATCAATGCGGAAGTTTAATAACAACTTGCGACCACTATCGTTTAACGCTGGTAAATATGATTCGTATCACTTCACGACAGCAATTTTTGATGAAATTGGTAATATTCATAGTCGTGAAGGAACCAAGAAAATTGTTTCTGGTCAAATTAAGAAGCCTAATCATCAATACATTGAAATTTCTACTTCTTATCCTGACCCCTCGGTGCCGTTCCACGATGACCAGAAAATTATTCAACAAGCGATGGAAAAAGACTTTAGCCGGGAAGCTGACCGGACGTTAGGCCTTATTTGGGCTCAGGATAGCCTAGACGAAACTTTTAAGGAAGATATGTGGGTTAAGTCGAATCCTTTACTGGACTTGCCTAGCCAGCGTGATGTGCTCTTAGACGGGCTTCGTGATAAACGGGACTCTGATATGTTGGCCGGTACAGTTAGCGATTTTCAAAACAAGAACCTGAACCTCTGGTTACAAGAAGCTACTAATAGCTATTTGAAGTTGTCAGACATTGAACGGGCAATTATTCCGAGTTTTGATATTCGAGGTCGTGACGTTTATATCGGTTTTGACTACTCAATGTTCTCCGATAACACGGCTTTTGCTTTTGTTTATCCTTATCAGGACGAACACGGTGAACAGAAGTGGCATATTGAGCAGCATAGCTTTATTCCTTGGGAAAAGGCTGGGTCCATTCAGGCAAAGGAAAAACAGGACGGGATTGACTACCGCCAGATGGTTAAGAAAGGCTTCTGCACGATTACCAGCCATCCCCAGGGGTTGATTAATGACGACCAGGTATATGACTGGTTATTGACTTATGTGGAAGAAAACAACCTTCACGTTATTTTCTTTGGTTATGACGCGTGGGGTGCCACTAATGCCATCAAGCAAATGGATATCAACACCGACTTCCCACTTGAAGCGATTCGTCAGCGGACCAGCGAGCTTAAGGACCCAACGAAGTTCTTGCAGAAGATATTCGTTGAAGGCAACTGTAGCCGACTAGACGATAAGATCATGGAAAAGGCGTTGATCAACGCTGAAATTTACGAAGATAAGATCGGGATCCAAGTTGATAAGGCTAAGGCTACGCTCAAGATTGATGTGGTCGATGCCATCATTGACGCCCTGTATCAAGGCATGTACCACTTTGAAGACTTCGGGATTGCTAACGATAAAAGTCAGCAAGTTGACCGGATGACGGCCGAGCAAGTTAAAAAGTGGTTTGAAAGTGAGGATAGTGGTTTACTTGATAACTAA
- a CDS encoding phage tail protein, translated as MLLHGIKKAWVALKSQDGKNLLTGDDGLSQNGIYELDHNVLGVASAEIKGLDGSKLEKVAGNNIVQFSYADPLNPQVTISINSLPLDILAKLVGMEKQGAGWQMADTKPIGAFIVQAPSMTTNDSVYFAFPSGNFLMGDKKLDTDTDSKKTPVTDQMTFAAIDDPNINDLYRMYSTQDADWKSEDDMFKELFPNYTASSTAPTSNPAS; from the coding sequence ATGCTACTTCACGGTATTAAAAAGGCCTGGGTTGCTTTGAAGTCACAAGACGGTAAGAACTTGCTGACTGGTGACGACGGCCTATCTCAAAACGGTATCTATGAACTGGACCACAACGTTTTAGGTGTAGCTAGTGCCGAAATCAAGGGGCTTGATGGTTCAAAGCTTGAAAAGGTTGCTGGTAACAACATCGTACAATTCTCATACGCTGACCCACTGAACCCACAAGTTACCATCTCTATTAACAGTTTGCCGCTTGATATTTTGGCCAAGCTGGTTGGGATGGAAAAACAAGGGGCTGGTTGGCAAATGGCTGATACTAAGCCGATCGGTGCTTTTATTGTTCAGGCACCTTCTATGACTACTAACGACTCTGTTTACTTTGCCTTCCCATCGGGTAACTTTTTGATGGGTGATAAGAAGCTCGATACGGATACGGACTCCAAGAAGACGCCTGTTACTGATCAAATGACTTTCGCGGCTATTGATGACCCGAATATCAATGATTTGTATCGGATGTACTCTACTCAAGACGCTGACTGGAAGTCTGAGGATGATATGTTCAAGGAATTGTTCCCTAACTATACTGCTTCTTCGACTGCGCCTACTAGCAACCCCGCTTCTTAA